A single window of Jiangella alkaliphila DNA harbors:
- a CDS encoding PadR family transcriptional regulator yields the protein MSLRHGLLGLLAEGPASGYDLAGRFHEVLGMVWPAQHPKIYAELGKLADEGLIEVDSVGARGRKAYRITPEGLAEVRRWLTSTEVDHTMRLQALLRSVFFWLMPPDDLRRHLQAEAVYYQRTAGFYREIAAAKDRGEYGDSPPTQAIRIAAEAGIRLHQALADWAEWAQTAPLSTDEDPE from the coding sequence ATGTCGCTGAGACACGGCCTGCTGGGCCTGCTCGCGGAGGGCCCGGCCAGCGGCTACGACCTCGCCGGCCGGTTCCACGAGGTGCTCGGCATGGTGTGGCCGGCCCAGCACCCGAAGATCTACGCCGAGCTCGGCAAACTCGCCGACGAGGGCCTCATCGAGGTCGACTCCGTCGGCGCACGCGGGCGCAAGGCCTACCGCATCACGCCGGAGGGGCTGGCAGAGGTGCGCCGCTGGCTCACGTCGACCGAGGTCGACCACACGATGCGGCTGCAGGCGCTACTGCGCTCGGTGTTCTTCTGGCTCATGCCGCCCGACGACCTTCGGCGGCACCTTCAGGCGGAGGCGGTCTACTACCAGCGGACCGCCGGCTTCTACCGCGAGATCGCCGCCGCCAAGGACCGCGGCGAGTACGGCGACAGCCCGCCGACCCAGGCGATCCGCATCGCCGCCGAGGCCGGCATCCGGCTGCACCAAGCACTCGCCGACTGGGCGGAGTGGGCTCAGACGGCGCCGCTCAGCACCGACGAGGATCCTGAGTAG
- the map gene encoding type I methionyl aminopeptidase, whose product MSPVVPGIVSAERPVPPSIARPEYVGKTRPAPFTGSEVKDAATVERIRVAAQLAAQALAEVGKHVEPGITTDELDVIGHEFLVERGAYPSTLGYRGFPKSLCTSVNEVICHGIPDSTVVRDGDIVNIDITAYIDGVHGDNNATFLAGDVDDETRLLVERTHEALNRAIKAVKPGRAINVIGRVIESYAKRFDYGVVREFTGHGVGESFHSGLVVPHYDDPGSTTIIEPGMVFTIEPMLNLGTHEWTMWDDGWTVVTRDGRRSAQFEHTLLVTETGAEILTLP is encoded by the coding sequence ATGTCGCCCGTCGTCCCCGGCATCGTGTCGGCCGAACGCCCCGTCCCGCCGTCCATCGCGCGCCCGGAGTACGTCGGCAAGACCCGCCCGGCCCCGTTCACCGGCTCCGAGGTCAAGGACGCCGCCACCGTCGAGCGCATCCGCGTCGCCGCCCAGCTGGCCGCCCAGGCGCTCGCCGAGGTCGGCAAGCACGTCGAGCCGGGCATCACCACCGACGAGCTCGACGTCATCGGGCACGAGTTCCTGGTCGAGCGCGGCGCGTACCCGTCGACCCTCGGGTACCGGGGGTTCCCGAAGTCGCTTTGCACGAGCGTCAACGAGGTCATCTGCCATGGCATCCCCGACTCGACGGTGGTCCGCGACGGCGACATCGTGAACATCGACATCACCGCCTATATCGACGGCGTGCACGGCGACAACAACGCGACCTTCCTGGCCGGCGACGTCGACGACGAGACGCGGCTGCTGGTCGAGCGGACGCACGAGGCGCTGAACCGCGCGATCAAGGCGGTGAAGCCGGGCCGCGCCATCAACGTCATCGGGCGGGTCATCGAGTCGTACGCCAAGCGGTTCGACTACGGGGTCGTGCGCGAGTTCACGGGCCACGGGGTCGGCGAGTCGTTCCACTCCGGGCTGGTCGTGCCGCACTACGACGACCCGGGGTCGACGACGATCATCGAGCCGGGCATGGTGTTCACCATCGAGCCGATGCTGAACCTCGGCACCCACGAGTGGACCATGTGGGACGACGGCTGGACGGTCGTCACGCGCGACGGCCGGCGGTCGGCGCAGTTCGAGCACACGCTGCTGGTCACCGAGACCGGCGCCGAGATCCTCACGCTCCCCTGA
- a CDS encoding glutamine synthetase family protein has protein sequence MEKQQQFVLRSLEERDIRFVRLWFTDVLGFLKSVAVAPAELENAFSEGIGFDGSAIEGFARVYEADMLAKPDPTTFQVLPWRGGSNGTARMFCDILMPDGSPSYADPRHVLKRALGKAAELGFTFYTHPEVEFFVFKNQPEGGDEPVPVDASGFFDHTAHGIAQDFRRDTITMLEDMGISVEFSHHEGAPGQQEIDLRYADALATADNLMTFRAVVREVALEQELYASFMPKPFTEWPGSGMHTHVSLFEGDRNVFHEPGAEYQLSKVARSFIAGLLRHAPEITAVTNQWVNSYKRLRGGGEAPAYICWGHNNRSALVRVPMYKPDKGQSARVEFRSLDSACNPYLAYAVILAAGLKGIEEGYELPPGAEDDVWALTDRERRAMGIDPLPTSLDEAIQAMENSELVAETLGEHVFEFFLRNKRAEWNEYSLQVTAFERAKMLPVM, from the coding sequence GTGGAGAAGCAGCAGCAGTTCGTCCTCCGGTCGCTGGAAGAGCGCGACATCCGGTTCGTCCGGCTCTGGTTCACCGACGTGCTCGGTTTCCTGAAGTCGGTCGCGGTCGCCCCCGCTGAGCTGGAGAACGCGTTCTCCGAGGGCATCGGCTTCGACGGCTCGGCCATCGAGGGGTTCGCGCGCGTGTATGAGGCCGACATGCTGGCCAAGCCCGATCCGACGACGTTCCAGGTGCTGCCGTGGCGCGGCGGCTCCAACGGGACCGCCCGGATGTTCTGCGACATCCTCATGCCCGACGGCTCGCCGTCGTACGCCGACCCGCGCCACGTGCTCAAGCGCGCACTGGGCAAGGCGGCGGAGCTGGGGTTCACCTTCTACACGCACCCCGAGGTCGAGTTCTTCGTCTTCAAGAACCAGCCCGAAGGCGGCGACGAGCCGGTCCCCGTCGACGCGAGCGGCTTCTTCGACCACACCGCGCACGGCATCGCCCAGGACTTCCGCCGCGACACCATCACGATGCTCGAGGACATGGGCATCTCGGTCGAGTTCAGCCACCACGAGGGCGCGCCCGGCCAGCAGGAGATCGACCTGCGCTACGCCGACGCGCTGGCCACGGCCGACAACCTCATGACGTTCCGCGCCGTGGTCCGCGAGGTCGCGCTCGAGCAGGAGCTGTACGCGTCGTTCATGCCGAAGCCGTTCACCGAGTGGCCCGGATCGGGCATGCACACCCACGTGTCGCTGTTCGAGGGCGACCGCAACGTCTTCCACGAGCCCGGCGCGGAGTACCAGCTGTCCAAGGTGGCCCGCTCGTTCATCGCCGGGCTGCTCAGGCACGCGCCCGAGATCACCGCCGTCACCAACCAGTGGGTCAACTCCTACAAGCGGCTGCGCGGCGGCGGCGAGGCCCCGGCCTACATCTGCTGGGGACACAACAACCGGTCCGCGCTGGTCCGCGTCCCGATGTACAAGCCCGACAAGGGCCAGTCGGCGCGCGTCGAGTTCCGTTCGCTGGACTCCGCCTGCAACCCGTACCTCGCCTACGCCGTCATCCTCGCGGCCGGCCTCAAGGGCATCGAGGAGGGCTACGAGCTGCCGCCCGGCGCCGAGGACGACGTGTGGGCGCTGACCGACCGCGAGCGCCGGGCCATGGGCATCGACCCGCTGCCGACTTCGCTGGACGAGGCGATCCAGGCGATGGAGAACTCCGAGCTGGTCGCCGAGACGCTGGGGGAGCACGTCTTCGAGTTCTTCCTGCGCAACAAGCGCGCCGAGTGGAACGAGTACAGCCTGCAGGTCACCGCGTTCGAGCGGGCCAAGATGCTGCCGGTGATGTGA
- a CDS encoding SDR family NAD(P)-dependent oxidoreductase, with protein MAEKTGAVLVTGANGGIGAVAVRALADRGMTVFATVRANAGAGAGALAGVKGVRVVEMDVTDPASVALAAKKVTHDVGGAGLRAVVNNAGVIVQGPLELIPPEELRRQFEVNTFGPAYVTQSFLPLLRAGGGRVVNVSAPTAWVPVPFLGPIGASKAALESLSDALRGELAVWRIPVVLVEPGATKTLIFAKAEAAARSALNDADPGRVALYRQHLAAVEKASANQRSSPPEKVAAAIVRAVEARRPKRWYAASSDVRLLRLVSHLPAGLRDGLIARTFGLSNVKAPA; from the coding sequence ATGGCCGAGAAGACCGGCGCCGTCCTGGTGACGGGCGCCAACGGGGGCATCGGGGCGGTCGCCGTCCGGGCGCTGGCCGACCGCGGCATGACGGTGTTCGCGACGGTCCGCGCCAACGCGGGCGCGGGCGCCGGCGCGCTTGCCGGCGTCAAGGGCGTCCGCGTCGTCGAGATGGACGTCACCGACCCGGCCAGCGTCGCGCTGGCGGCGAAGAAGGTCACTCACGACGTCGGCGGAGCGGGCCTGCGCGCCGTCGTCAACAACGCCGGCGTCATCGTGCAGGGCCCGCTCGAGTTGATCCCGCCGGAGGAGCTGCGCCGCCAGTTCGAGGTCAACACGTTCGGCCCCGCCTACGTCACCCAGTCGTTCCTGCCGCTGCTGCGGGCCGGCGGCGGCCGCGTCGTCAACGTCAGCGCGCCGACGGCGTGGGTGCCGGTCCCGTTCCTGGGCCCGATCGGCGCCAGCAAGGCGGCGCTGGAGTCGCTGTCGGACGCGCTGCGCGGCGAGCTCGCGGTGTGGAGGATCCCGGTCGTCCTGGTCGAGCCGGGGGCGACGAAGACGCTGATCTTCGCGAAGGCCGAGGCCGCCGCCCGCTCCGCGCTGAACGACGCCGACCCGGGCCGCGTCGCGCTCTACCGCCAGCACCTCGCGGCGGTCGAGAAGGCGTCGGCGAACCAGCGCAGCAGCCCGCCGGAGAAGGTCGCCGCCGCGATCGTCCGGGCGGTCGAGGCGCGCCGGCCGAAGCGCTGGTACGCGGCGTCGAGCGACGTGCGGCTGCTGCGGCTGGTCTCGCACCTGCCCGCGGGGCTGCGCGACGGGCTGATCGCGCGCACGTTCGGGCTCTCGAACGTCAAGGCGCCGGCGTGA
- a CDS encoding DUF190 domain-containing protein, with protein sequence MMLEGPARRLTIVVGENDTWHGRPLYTEIVHRAHAAGLAGASVFRGIEGFGASNHIHTTRILSLSEDLPVAVVIVDRAEPVHRFVDEVAPLVQEGLITLADVEVVRYVGRGNRGAGGEQ encoded by the coding sequence ATGATGCTGGAGGGACCCGCCCGGCGGCTGACCATCGTCGTCGGCGAGAACGACACCTGGCACGGCAGGCCGCTGTACACCGAGATCGTGCACCGGGCGCACGCCGCCGGGCTGGCCGGCGCCAGCGTGTTCCGTGGCATCGAGGGCTTCGGTGCGTCCAACCACATCCACACCACGCGCATCCTCAGCCTGTCCGAGGACCTGCCGGTCGCCGTCGTGATCGTCGACCGCGCCGAGCCCGTGCACCGGTTCGTCGACGAGGTCGCGCCGCTGGTGCAGGAGGGCCTCATCACGCTGGCCGACGTCGAGGTGGTCCGGTACGTGGGCCGGGGGAACCGCGGGGCGGGCGGGGAGCAGTGA
- a CDS encoding type 1 glutamine amidotransferase codes for MTGVVDVVEHEPGCPLDRFGDWLESAGARMRVLRPYAGDPLPSAPGAGLIVLGGQMNAYDDGVAPWLPAVRSLLAAASGDGTPTLGICLGAQLLAVACGGRVDVGAAPGRESGVVDVRWRPEAGDDPLIGGLADPFPGPSMHADAVAELPPGAVWLASSAMYPHQAFRVGAAAWGVQFHPEVSEPTFAGWAAELPDVDAAPVVRELVDRDAEVVAAGRELAARFARIVATSPAVRH; via the coding sequence GTGACGGGGGTCGTCGACGTCGTCGAGCACGAGCCGGGCTGCCCGCTGGACCGCTTCGGCGACTGGCTGGAGTCCGCCGGCGCGCGGATGCGGGTGCTGCGGCCGTACGCGGGCGACCCACTGCCGTCGGCGCCGGGCGCCGGGCTGATCGTCCTGGGCGGCCAGATGAACGCCTACGACGACGGCGTCGCGCCATGGCTGCCGGCGGTGCGGTCACTGCTTGCGGCGGCTTCGGGCGACGGGACGCCGACGCTCGGCATCTGCCTGGGCGCGCAGCTGCTGGCGGTCGCGTGCGGCGGCCGGGTCGACGTCGGAGCCGCGCCGGGCCGCGAGTCCGGCGTCGTCGACGTCCGCTGGCGCCCGGAGGCCGGCGACGACCCGCTGATCGGTGGCCTGGCCGACCCGTTCCCCGGGCCGAGCATGCACGCAGACGCCGTCGCGGAGCTGCCGCCGGGAGCGGTCTGGCTGGCCTCGTCGGCGATGTACCCGCACCAGGCGTTCCGCGTCGGGGCAGCGGCGTGGGGCGTGCAGTTCCACCCGGAGGTGTCCGAGCCGACCTTCGCCGGCTGGGCGGCCGAGCTGCCCGACGTCGACGCCGCGCCGGTCGTGCGCGAGCTGGTGGACCGCGACGCCGAGGTCGTCGCCGCCGGGCGGGAGCTGGCCGCCCGGTTCGCCCGCATCGTCGCGACGTCGCCGGCGGTGCGCCACTAG
- the panB gene encoding 3-methyl-2-oxobutanoate hydroxymethyltransferase produces MTHETVPLYGGQLSRRVTIRDLRTAKERGERWPMLTSYDMYTAEIFDAAGIPVLLVGDSAGNNVYAHPDTVPVTVEELVPLARAVVRSTSRALVVSDLPFGSYQLGPEQALATSIRVMKETGVQAVKLEGGLPVVESVRRIVEAGIPVMAHVGFTPQSVNALGGYRVQGRGPEADKLIESALALEEAGAFAVVLEMVVAEVAAEVTKRLSIPTIGIGAGPDVDAQVLVWQDMAGLRGGRMPRFVKQYGDLRGALVDATKAFADDVVSGGFPAEEQTYH; encoded by the coding sequence ATGACGCACGAGACCGTCCCGTTGTACGGCGGCCAGCTCTCCCGCCGGGTCACCATCCGCGACCTGCGCACGGCCAAGGAGCGCGGCGAGCGCTGGCCGATGCTGACCTCGTACGACATGTACACCGCCGAGATCTTCGACGCCGCCGGCATCCCGGTGCTGCTGGTCGGCGACTCGGCCGGCAACAACGTCTACGCCCACCCCGACACCGTCCCGGTGACCGTCGAGGAACTGGTCCCGCTGGCCCGCGCCGTCGTGCGGTCCACCAGCCGGGCGCTCGTCGTGTCCGACCTGCCGTTCGGCTCGTACCAGCTCGGCCCCGAGCAGGCGCTGGCCACGTCGATCCGCGTCATGAAGGAGACCGGCGTCCAGGCGGTGAAGCTCGAGGGCGGCCTGCCGGTGGTCGAGTCGGTGCGGCGCATCGTCGAGGCCGGCATCCCGGTCATGGCGCACGTCGGGTTCACGCCGCAGAGCGTCAACGCGCTGGGCGGCTACCGCGTGCAGGGTCGCGGCCCCGAGGCGGACAAGTTGATCGAGTCCGCGCTGGCGCTCGAGGAGGCCGGCGCCTTCGCCGTCGTGCTCGAGATGGTGGTCGCCGAGGTCGCGGCCGAGGTGACGAAGCGGCTGTCCATCCCGACCATCGGCATCGGCGCCGGGCCCGACGTCGACGCCCAGGTGCTGGTGTGGCAGGACATGGCCGGCCTGCGCGGCGGCCGGATGCCGCGGTTCGTCAAGCAGTACGGCGACCTCCGCGGCGCGCTCGTCGACGCGACCAAGGCGTTCGCCGACGACGTCGTCAGCGGTGGGTTCCCGGCCGAGGAGCAGACGTACCACTGA
- the crcB gene encoding fluoride efflux transporter CrcB, which produces MTVLLVAAGAAVGAPLRYVVDRWVQRRLGGGFPWGTLVVNVVGSFVLGLVLGSPTVGTETSALVGVGLCGALTTYSTFGYETLRLLEDGAWARGVANVLVSMLAGLGAAALGWTLAW; this is translated from the coding sequence GTGACGGTGCTGCTGGTGGCGGCCGGCGCGGCCGTGGGCGCGCCGCTGCGCTACGTCGTCGACCGCTGGGTGCAAAGGCGGCTCGGCGGCGGGTTCCCGTGGGGGACGCTGGTGGTCAATGTCGTGGGGTCGTTCGTCCTCGGGTTGGTGCTCGGCTCGCCGACCGTGGGCACGGAGACGAGCGCGCTGGTCGGCGTCGGCTTGTGCGGCGCGCTGACCACGTACAGCACGTTCGGCTACGAGACGCTGCGGCTGCTGGAGGACGGCGCGTGGGCCCGCGGGGTCGCGAACGTACTGGTCAGCATGCTCGCCGGCCTGGGCGCCGCCGCCCTCGGCTGGACCCTGGCGTGGTGA
- a CDS encoding SDR family NAD(P)-dependent oxidoreductase, whose product MTRTIVVAGATSGLVRRSAEDLAAAGHRLVLIGRDPKRAADLQRRLPGGRVVAADLSTADGVARAAAAVQDTADRIDTLVNGAGVMLPNRRVSAEGLELNLAVHHLAPFSLTSALLPLLQEGDGRVVNVNSEGHRAPLRGSGPVVVDLADLQSERRYDPFLVYSRTKLANLLFTYELHRRHPDLTVVALHPGMVRTDLGRHFPRALVLMASLMSLSVQQGADPVTRLAADDVVENGAYYDRFRTAASSPASYDRDDAARLWQLTEQLRGPFSGTSAPRPGTHR is encoded by the coding sequence GTGACACGCACCATCGTCGTCGCCGGGGCGACGTCCGGGCTGGTCAGGCGGTCGGCGGAGGATCTCGCCGCGGCCGGGCACCGGCTGGTCCTCATCGGCCGCGACCCGAAGCGCGCCGCCGACCTGCAACGACGTCTGCCCGGCGGGCGGGTCGTCGCCGCGGACCTGTCGACGGCGGACGGCGTCGCGCGGGCGGCCGCCGCGGTCCAGGACACGGCCGACCGCATCGACACGCTGGTCAACGGCGCCGGCGTCATGCTGCCGAACCGCCGGGTCAGCGCCGAGGGCCTGGAGCTGAACCTCGCCGTCCACCACCTGGCGCCGTTCTCGCTGACCAGCGCACTGCTGCCGCTGCTCCAGGAGGGCGACGGCCGGGTGGTGAACGTCAACTCCGAGGGCCATCGCGCGCCCCTGCGCGGCAGCGGCCCGGTCGTCGTCGACCTCGCCGACCTGCAGAGCGAGCGCCGCTACGACCCGTTCCTCGTCTACAGCCGCACCAAGCTGGCGAACCTGCTGTTCACGTACGAGCTGCACCGCCGGCACCCGGATCTGACCGTCGTCGCGTTGCATCCGGGCATGGTCCGCACCGACCTCGGCCGGCACTTCCCGCGCGCCCTGGTGCTGATGGCGAGCCTGATGTCGCTGTCGGTCCAGCAGGGCGCCGACCCGGTGACCCGCCTGGCGGCGGACGACGTCGTCGAGAACGGCGCCTACTACGACCGGTTCCGGACGGCGGCGTCGTCGCCGGCCTCGTACGACCGCGACGACGCCGCCCGGCTCTGGCAGCTCACCGAACAGCTGCGCGGCCCGTTCAGTGGTACGTCTGCTCCTCGGCCGGGAACCCACCGCTGA
- the crcB gene encoding fluoride efflux transporter CrcB yields the protein MSRLRRQLPVLAVIAAGGVLGSLARHGAASLQPGAGSGWPWAILAVNVSGCLLIGVLMAVLLDLTAPHRLLRPFLGIGVLGGYTTFSTYAVDTQRLLADGRSVAALTYFLVTPVLALLAVWLGTAATRALRRRRRA from the coding sequence ATGTCCAGGTTGCGCCGGCAGTTGCCCGTGCTCGCGGTCATCGCCGCGGGCGGCGTGCTGGGGTCGCTGGCCCGCCACGGCGCGGCGTCGCTGCAACCCGGTGCCGGCAGCGGCTGGCCGTGGGCGATCCTGGCGGTCAACGTGTCCGGCTGCCTGCTGATCGGCGTCCTCATGGCCGTCCTGCTCGACCTCACCGCGCCGCACCGGCTGCTGCGCCCGTTCCTCGGCATCGGCGTGCTGGGCGGGTACACGACGTTCTCCACCTACGCGGTGGACACCCAGCGGCTGCTGGCCGACGGCCGTTCAGTCGCTGCCCTGACGTACTTCCTGGTGACGCCGGTCCTGGCGCTGCTGGCCGTCTGGCTCGGGACCGCGGCCACCCGGGCCCTGCGAAGAAGGAGACGCGCATGA
- a CDS encoding NAD+ synthase, whose product MPQIRIALAQVNPTVGALEANADLVVRMTKHAAAQHAHLVAFPEMMLTGYPVEDLALRASFVDESRAALEKLAVRLDAEGLGATAVVVGYLGRDDATTQQYQLGRPKGSPQNAVAVLYGGRVVARQAKYHLPNYGVFDEARYFVPGNHLGVFRLHGIDVALAVCEDIWQDGGPVSVAREARAGLLLVVNGSPYERNKDDSRLDLARRRAAAAQTTLAYVNMVGGQDELVFDGDSLVVRPDGELLARAPQFEEGCLVVDLQLPDAVAPAPGPWGMTQERVAGFPVHRTTLTSAPLPAYTPDPGALAPRLSDLAEVYAAIVTGLRDYVHKNGFTSVVLGLSGGIDSALVAAVAVDALGAENVNGVSMPSSYSSEHSKSDAQDLATRTGLRFRTVPIAPMVRSFLENLELTGLAEENLQARVRGMTLMGLSNQEGHLVLATGNKTELAVGYSTIYGDAVGGYAPIKDVPKTLTWELARWRNAAAAERDETPPIPQGSIDKPPSAELRPGQLDSDSLPDYPLLDDILYRHLEHDLDATELQAAGFDAGIVAKVLRMVDTAEYKRRQYPPGPKITIRNFGRDRRVPITSAWREAPRPAAAPAAAAVVSPAVTESVAAPAAEPAPRTAEATPTSAEPQADAVQPPSTEEPETAERELPPPPPPH is encoded by the coding sequence GTGCCGCAGATCAGAATCGCGCTCGCTCAGGTCAACCCGACCGTCGGTGCGCTCGAGGCCAACGCCGACCTCGTCGTCCGCATGACGAAGCACGCCGCCGCGCAGCACGCGCACCTCGTCGCGTTCCCCGAGATGATGCTGACCGGCTATCCGGTCGAGGACCTCGCGCTGAGGGCGTCGTTCGTCGACGAGTCGCGGGCCGCGCTGGAGAAGCTGGCGGTCCGCCTCGACGCCGAGGGGCTGGGCGCCACCGCGGTCGTCGTCGGGTATCTGGGCCGCGACGACGCGACGACGCAGCAGTACCAGCTCGGCCGGCCGAAGGGGTCGCCGCAGAACGCCGTCGCCGTCCTCTACGGCGGGCGCGTCGTGGCCCGGCAGGCCAAGTACCACCTGCCCAACTACGGCGTGTTCGACGAGGCCCGCTACTTCGTCCCCGGCAACCACCTCGGCGTGTTCCGGCTGCACGGCATCGACGTCGCGCTGGCGGTCTGCGAGGACATCTGGCAGGACGGCGGGCCGGTCTCCGTCGCGCGCGAGGCGCGGGCCGGGCTGCTGCTCGTCGTCAACGGCTCGCCGTACGAGCGCAACAAGGACGACAGCCGCCTCGACCTCGCCCGCCGCCGGGCCGCCGCCGCGCAGACGACGCTCGCGTACGTGAACATGGTCGGCGGCCAGGACGAGCTGGTCTTCGACGGCGACTCCCTCGTCGTCCGCCCCGACGGCGAGCTGCTCGCCCGGGCGCCGCAGTTCGAGGAGGGCTGCCTGGTCGTCGACCTGCAGCTGCCCGACGCGGTCGCGCCGGCACCGGGCCCGTGGGGCATGACGCAGGAGCGGGTCGCCGGGTTCCCCGTCCACCGGACGACGCTGACGTCGGCGCCGCTGCCCGCGTACACGCCCGATCCCGGCGCCCTGGCGCCGCGGCTGTCCGACCTCGCCGAGGTGTACGCGGCCATCGTCACCGGGCTGCGCGACTACGTCCACAAGAACGGCTTCACCTCGGTGGTGCTGGGGCTGTCCGGCGGCATCGACTCCGCGCTGGTCGCCGCCGTCGCCGTCGACGCCCTGGGCGCTGAGAACGTGAACGGCGTCTCGATGCCGAGCTCGTACTCGTCCGAGCACTCCAAGTCCGACGCGCAGGACCTCGCGACGCGCACCGGGCTGCGGTTCCGCACCGTCCCCATCGCGCCGATGGTCCGCTCGTTCCTCGAAAACCTCGAGCTGACCGGGCTGGCCGAGGAGAACCTGCAGGCCAGGGTGCGCGGCATGACGCTCATGGGGCTGTCGAACCAGGAGGGTCACCTCGTCCTGGCGACCGGCAACAAGACCGAGCTGGCAGTCGGCTACTCCACCATCTACGGCGACGCGGTCGGCGGCTACGCGCCGATCAAGGACGTCCCGAAGACGCTGACCTGGGAGCTGGCCCGCTGGCGCAACGCGGCCGCCGCCGAGCGCGACGAGACGCCGCCGATCCCGCAGGGCTCCATCGACAAGCCGCCCAGCGCCGAGCTGCGCCCCGGCCAGCTCGACTCCGACTCGCTGCCCGACTACCCGCTGCTCGACGACATCCTGTACCGGCACCTCGAGCACGACCTCGACGCGACGGAGCTGCAGGCCGCCGGGTTCGACGCCGGCATCGTGGCCAAGGTGCTGCGCATGGTCGACACCGCCGAGTACAAGCGGCGGCAGTACCCGCCCGGCCCGAAGATCACCATCCGCAACTTCGGCCGCGACCGGCGGGTACCGATCACCAGCGCCTGGCGCGAAGCCCCTCGCCCCGCTGCCGCGCCGGCGGCCGCCGCTGTGGTCTCTCCGGCTGTGACGGAATCGGTGGCAGCTCCTGCCGCGGAGCCGGCCCCGAGGACAGCCGAGGCAACGCCCACGTCCGCCGAGCCGCAGGCGGACGCCGTCCAGCCGCCGAGCACCGAGGAGCCCGAGACCGCCGAGCGGGAGCTGCCGCCGCCACCTCCACCGCACTGA